From Xiphophorus couchianus chromosome 4, X_couchianus-1.0, whole genome shotgun sequence, a single genomic window includes:
- the arl6 gene encoding ADP-ribosylation factor-like protein 6: MGLFDKLVGWLGLKKEVNVLCLGLDNSGKTTIINKLKPSNAQVQDIVPTIGFSVEKFKTSSLSFTVFDMSGQGRYRNLWEHYYKEGQAVIFVIDSADKLRMVVAKEELDTLLNHPDIKHRRIPILFFANKMDVRDALSSVKVSQLLCLENIKDKPWYICATDAIRGDGLQEGVDWLQDQIKTMKT, encoded by the exons ATGGGACTATTTGACAAGTTGGTCGGATGGCTGGGCTTAAAGAAGGAGGTGAATGTTCTCTGCCTGGGCCTGGATAACAGTGGCAAAACCACCATCATCAACAAACTCAAGCCTTCCAAT gcCCAGGTGCAAGACATTGTTCCAACAATTGGCTTCAGTGTAGAGAAGTTCAAGACATCCAG TCTTTCATTTACCGTCTTTGACATGTCCGGTCAAGGCAGATACAGGAATCTTTGGGAACATTACTACAA GGAAGGGCAGGCTGTAATATTTGTCATTGATAGTGCAGACAAGCTAAGAATGGTTGTAGCCAAAGAAGAATTGGACACATTATTAAATCATCCCG ATATTAAACACAGGAGGATCCCCATCCTTTTCTTTGCTAACAAAATGGATGTCAGAGATGCTCTGTCTTCTGTCAAGGTCTCACAGCTGCTCTGTTTGGAGAACATCAAAGACAAGCCCTGGTACATCTG TGCCACTGATGCTATCAGAGGAGACGGTTTACAAGAAGGAGTCGACTGGCTGCAAG atcaaatcaaaacaatgaaaacatga